The Miscanthus floridulus cultivar M001 chromosome 7, ASM1932011v1, whole genome shotgun sequence genome includes a region encoding these proteins:
- the LOC136467548 gene encoding basic helix-loop-helix protein 79-like, with protein MARCQGTVESLCQGLLDLDDDKFSAMCSAFGYLQEWPDLSAMCGANLGVPAVAAAAPSAGDGNDSSSCSGSGGGGFRKRKPDEYLDAKGGASDMSKRPRGKQLSGLSEIAAPGKGKQERPKAGTKKKAEAASTAAAAAAAGQKTDYIHVRARRGQATDSHSLAERVRRERISERMRYLQELVPGCNKVTGKAGMLDEIINYVQSLQKQVEFLSMKIAASNPVVSFNIVEDLFGQQLKQACSPAAALPAMALPAGQLEPSCLQMSPMQQVHPSAAASSTGFGLDMVVNNLYAPAAASCPVSAAPSVSVAAGPSTIEPCLNVIGTAAWDIGAHNLFSGFDAQFQSVESDCLLDNHKMEM; from the exons ATGGCGCGATGCCAGGGGACCGTCGAGAGCCTCTGCCAGGGGCTGCTCGACCTCGACGACGACAAGTTCAGCGCAATGTGCAGCGCCTTCGGCTACCTCCAGGAGTGGCCGGACCTGAGCGCCATGTGCGGCGCGAATCTCGGCGTGCctgccgtggcggcggcggccccgaGCGCCGGCGACGGCAACGACTCCTCCTcttgcagcggcagcggcggcggcgggttcaGGAAGAGGAAACCGGACGAGTACCTCGATGCCAAG GGTGGTGCAAGCGACATGAGCAAGAGACCCAGAGGGAAGCAGCTGTCTGGCCTCTCTGAGATCGCGGCTCCCGGGAAAGGGAAGCAGGAGCGGCCAAAGGCTGGCACCAAGAAGAAGGCCGAGGCtgcgtcgacggcggcggcggctgcggctgccGGCCAGAAGACCGACTACATCCACGTCCGGGCCCGCCGCGGCCAGGCCACCGACAGCCACAGCCTTGCCGAGCGG GTGAGGAGGGAGAGGATCAGCGAGCGGATGCGGTACCTGCAGGAGCTGGTGCCCGGGTGCAACAAGGTCACGGGCAAGGCCGGCATGCTCGACGAGATCATCAACTACGTCCAGTCCCTGCAGAAGCAAGTCGAG TTCCTGTCCATGAAGATCGCAGCTTCCAACCCGGTGGTGAGCTTCAACATCGTCGAGGACCTCTTCGGCCAGCAGCTGAAGCAGGCGTGCAGCCCGGCGGCAGCCCTGCCCGCGATGGCTCTGCCGGCCGGCCAGCTGGAGCCGTCCTGCCTTcagatgagccccatgcagcAGGTGCATCCATCTGCAGCGGCAAGCTCCACTGGCTTTGGGCTGGACATGGTCGTCAACAACCTGTACGCGCCCGCCGCCGCGAGCTGCCCTGTGTCGGCTGCCCCGTCGGTATCGGTGGCGGCCGGACCGTCGACGATCGAGCCGTGCCTCAAC GTGATTGGAACTGCTGCCTGGGATATTGGCGCCCATAATTTGTTCAGCGGATTTGATGCACAATTTCAGTCAGTAGAAA GTGACTGTTTGCTAGACAACCACAAAATGGAAATGTAA
- the LOC136467550 gene encoding U-box domain-containing protein 6-like isoform X2, whose protein sequence is MANGNNEVMGISQRKSCPKVHSSMCSELTMMLDKVSSILPSIEAARPGCKAGIQELCNLYNIVEKGRFIILHCIDCSKLYLAITGETIVARCERIRDSLRRSLFLIQNMVPPALANQIAEVHNDLRDVKFVLDPMEEEAGKAILQMLRQSDTSEELELETFLQAASKLELTSPKAVLIERRAIKKLLDKVSGNDPKKEGVLKFFLYLIKKYGKSIRQDSGEQNENLQSESQSLTLSTPSCDASAPGKCYTPTDFQIYEDHSNMSGAATPPPEFCCPISTKLMHDPVIITSGQTYEREYIERWFNEGYDTCPRTQMKLENFSMIPNTCMRDLIYNWCKEHGFTVSNFIPPSENAYSYLPEQLNGYSMSSLHNVSVPLIAGKANSFVIDHSNTSVALSDASYVSNASHARDMEDSKDISQFSWNADYQKHLSFHNFNQEMFLNFFHELSMLPLELQDKSIKDLKNVLDYESEVSYAMMSNGFVEAFLEFLRNDTGSYSVQAQEAGFRFFLAFLSNSRAKVQSMNEESFHLITSFLDSKLKVKALLTLLELIKHLSCPKSHVMASVVTPPLFKILASEDTEGLELSLEIICELSSDADIRSSLVSMGIISKLVPIFTEGNFVECCLKILRNLSDMEEAVVRITRTDRCLASVAEYLDTGSPTEREHAVVILLAICSCSAEDCLLVMKEGVIPALVDLSVNGTEEAKSCSTKLLHLLRDMRRSDQFTNSCSQKVSATGAVEDAPNNSVHKQPVSKSSRFFQRKLNIFSKPRSLTLF, encoded by the exons ATGGCGAACGGTAACAATGAAGTGATGGGTATATCTCAGCGCAAATCTTGCCCCAAG GTTCACAGCTCAATGTGTAGTGAGCTGACAATGATGTTGGATAAGGTCTCTTCTATTCTTCCGTCAATAGAGGCTGCTCGACCAGGTTGTAAAGCAGGCATACAGGAATTATGCAACCTATACAATATTGTCGAGAAAGGGAGGTTCATAATCCTACACTGCATTGACTGTAGTAAGCTCTACTTG GCTATTACTGGAGAGACAATTGTAGCAAGATGTGAAAGGATCAGAGACTCACTGAGGCGGAGTTTGTTCCTTATTCAGAATATGGTTCCACCAGCACTAGCTAATCAG ATTGCTGAAGTCCATAATGATCTTCGGGATGTCAAATTTGTTCTTGATCCAATGGAAGAAGAGGCTGGCAAAGCCATTTTACAGATGCTCCGGCAATCCGACACAAGTGAAGAATTAGAACTTGAGACATTCCTGCAGGCTGCTTCAAAGTTGGAGCTGACATCTCCTAAAGCAGTCTTAATTGAAAGACGAGCAATCAAGAAACTGCTTGACAAAGTTAGTGGTAATGATCCGAAAAAGGAGGGGGTCCTTAAGTTTTTCCTGTACCTCATTAAGAAGTATGGAAAGAGCATCAGACAGGACTCTGGTGAACAGAACGAGAATTTACAATCTGAAAGTCAATCTTTAACTCTGAGCACACCTTCCTGTGATGCCAGCGCTCCTGGAAAATGTTACACACCAACAGACTTTCAGATTTATGAGGATCACAGTAATATGTCTGGAGCAGCTACTCCACCTCCAGAGTTCTGCTGCCCAATATCAACAAAGCTAATGCATGATCCTGTTATAATAACATCTGGACAGACTTATGAAAGAGAATATATTGAGAGGTGGTTCAATGAAGGATATGATACTTGTCCTAGGACACAGATGAAGCTAGAGAACTTCTCCATGATCCCAAATACCTGCATGAGAGATCTCATTTACAATTGGTGCAAAGAGCATGGTTTTACAGTTTCCAATTTTATCCCTCCAAGCGAAAATGCTTACAGTTACTTACCAGAGCAATTGAATGGTTACTCTATGTCAAGTTTGCACAATGTTTCGGTACCTCTCATTGCTGGAAAGGCCAACAGTTTTGTGATTGATCACAGCAATACGTCTGTTGCATTATCTGATGCCAGTTATGTTTCTAATGCATCCCACGCTAGGGACATGGAGGATTCAAAAGATATTTCTCAGTTCTCTTGGAATGCTGACTATCAAAAGCATCTGTCGTTCCACAACTTCAACCAGGAGATGTTCCTGAACTTCTTTCATGAGCTGTCCATGCTCCCATTAGAACTGCAAGACAAGTCAATTAAAGATTTGAAGAACGTTCTTGATTATGAAAGTGAGGTTTCATATGCTATGATGTCAAATGGATTTGTTGAAGCATTCCTTGAATTCTTGAGAAATGATACTGGCAGCTACAGTGTGCAAGCTCAGGAAGCTGGATTTCggttttttcttgcttttctttcCAATAGCAG GGCTAAAGTTCAATCTATGAATGAAGAATCATTTCATCTGATCACATCCTTCCTTGATTCCAAGTTAAAAGTTAAAGCTTTGTTGACGCTGCTTGAGTTGATTAAGCACTTGAGTTGCCCAAAATCTCATGTGATGGCCTCTGTTGTTACTCCTCCATTGTTCAAAATACTGGCATCTGAAGATACTGAAGGCCTTGAATTGTCTCTGGAGATCATCTGCGAGCTTTCATCTGACGCTGATATAAGATCTTCATTAGTTTCAATGGGAATAATCTCAAAGCTTGTCCCCATCTTCACCGAAGGAAACTTTGTTGAGTGCTGTTTGAAGATTTTGCGGAACTTAAGCGACATGGAAGAAGCTGTAGTGCGTATTACAAGAACCGATCGGTGTCTTGCCTCTGTAGCAGAATATCTGGACACAGGAAGCCCTACAGAGCGAGAGCATGCGGTGGTTATACTTCTAGCAATATGTTCGTGTAGTGCCGAGGATTGTCTACTTGTAATGAAGGAAGGTGTGATCCCTGCCCTAGTGGACTTGTCGGTAAACGGAACCGAAGAAGCGAAAAGCTGTTCGACGAAGCTACTTCATCTTCTCCGGGACATGAGGCGAAGCGACCAGTTCACTAACTCATGTTCACAAAAAGTGTCTGCCACAGGCGCGGTAGAGGATGCTCCCAACAACTCAGTTCACAAGCAGCCGGTGTCAAAGTCGTCCAGGTTTTTCCAAAGAAAGCTGAACATCTTCTCAAAGCCCCGGTCACTCACGCTGTTCTGA
- the LOC136467550 gene encoding U-box domain-containing protein 6-like isoform X1 — protein sequence MFFRGQDRRSLCSLRASIVSRVFESTLRLWIHCFDRFIKQVPGDLHEKCHHQDWQPSSWMANGNNEVMGISQRKSCPKVHSSMCSELTMMLDKVSSILPSIEAARPGCKAGIQELCNLYNIVEKGRFIILHCIDCSKLYLAITGETIVARCERIRDSLRRSLFLIQNMVPPALANQIAEVHNDLRDVKFVLDPMEEEAGKAILQMLRQSDTSEELELETFLQAASKLELTSPKAVLIERRAIKKLLDKVSGNDPKKEGVLKFFLYLIKKYGKSIRQDSGEQNENLQSESQSLTLSTPSCDASAPGKCYTPTDFQIYEDHSNMSGAATPPPEFCCPISTKLMHDPVIITSGQTYEREYIERWFNEGYDTCPRTQMKLENFSMIPNTCMRDLIYNWCKEHGFTVSNFIPPSENAYSYLPEQLNGYSMSSLHNVSVPLIAGKANSFVIDHSNTSVALSDASYVSNASHARDMEDSKDISQFSWNADYQKHLSFHNFNQEMFLNFFHELSMLPLELQDKSIKDLKNVLDYESEVSYAMMSNGFVEAFLEFLRNDTGSYSVQAQEAGFRFFLAFLSNSRAKVQSMNEESFHLITSFLDSKLKVKALLTLLELIKHLSCPKSHVMASVVTPPLFKILASEDTEGLELSLEIICELSSDADIRSSLVSMGIISKLVPIFTEGNFVECCLKILRNLSDMEEAVVRITRTDRCLASVAEYLDTGSPTEREHAVVILLAICSCSAEDCLLVMKEGVIPALVDLSVNGTEEAKSCSTKLLHLLRDMRRSDQFTNSCSQKVSATGAVEDAPNNSVHKQPVSKSSRFFQRKLNIFSKPRSLTLF from the exons ATGTTCTTCCGGGGACAAGACAGGAGGTCCCTCTGTTCCCTGCGTGCATCGATCGTCTCCCGAGTTTTCGAGAGCACCCTCCGCCTCTGGATTCATTGCTTCGATCGATTCATCAAGCAAGTACCGGGAGATCTTCACGAGAAG TGTCATCATCAAGATTGGCAGCCTTCTTCGTGGATGGCGAACGGTAACAATGAAGTGATGGGTATATCTCAGCGCAAATCTTGCCCCAAG GTTCACAGCTCAATGTGTAGTGAGCTGACAATGATGTTGGATAAGGTCTCTTCTATTCTTCCGTCAATAGAGGCTGCTCGACCAGGTTGTAAAGCAGGCATACAGGAATTATGCAACCTATACAATATTGTCGAGAAAGGGAGGTTCATAATCCTACACTGCATTGACTGTAGTAAGCTCTACTTG GCTATTACTGGAGAGACAATTGTAGCAAGATGTGAAAGGATCAGAGACTCACTGAGGCGGAGTTTGTTCCTTATTCAGAATATGGTTCCACCAGCACTAGCTAATCAG ATTGCTGAAGTCCATAATGATCTTCGGGATGTCAAATTTGTTCTTGATCCAATGGAAGAAGAGGCTGGCAAAGCCATTTTACAGATGCTCCGGCAATCCGACACAAGTGAAGAATTAGAACTTGAGACATTCCTGCAGGCTGCTTCAAAGTTGGAGCTGACATCTCCTAAAGCAGTCTTAATTGAAAGACGAGCAATCAAGAAACTGCTTGACAAAGTTAGTGGTAATGATCCGAAAAAGGAGGGGGTCCTTAAGTTTTTCCTGTACCTCATTAAGAAGTATGGAAAGAGCATCAGACAGGACTCTGGTGAACAGAACGAGAATTTACAATCTGAAAGTCAATCTTTAACTCTGAGCACACCTTCCTGTGATGCCAGCGCTCCTGGAAAATGTTACACACCAACAGACTTTCAGATTTATGAGGATCACAGTAATATGTCTGGAGCAGCTACTCCACCTCCAGAGTTCTGCTGCCCAATATCAACAAAGCTAATGCATGATCCTGTTATAATAACATCTGGACAGACTTATGAAAGAGAATATATTGAGAGGTGGTTCAATGAAGGATATGATACTTGTCCTAGGACACAGATGAAGCTAGAGAACTTCTCCATGATCCCAAATACCTGCATGAGAGATCTCATTTACAATTGGTGCAAAGAGCATGGTTTTACAGTTTCCAATTTTATCCCTCCAAGCGAAAATGCTTACAGTTACTTACCAGAGCAATTGAATGGTTACTCTATGTCAAGTTTGCACAATGTTTCGGTACCTCTCATTGCTGGAAAGGCCAACAGTTTTGTGATTGATCACAGCAATACGTCTGTTGCATTATCTGATGCCAGTTATGTTTCTAATGCATCCCACGCTAGGGACATGGAGGATTCAAAAGATATTTCTCAGTTCTCTTGGAATGCTGACTATCAAAAGCATCTGTCGTTCCACAACTTCAACCAGGAGATGTTCCTGAACTTCTTTCATGAGCTGTCCATGCTCCCATTAGAACTGCAAGACAAGTCAATTAAAGATTTGAAGAACGTTCTTGATTATGAAAGTGAGGTTTCATATGCTATGATGTCAAATGGATTTGTTGAAGCATTCCTTGAATTCTTGAGAAATGATACTGGCAGCTACAGTGTGCAAGCTCAGGAAGCTGGATTTCggttttttcttgcttttctttcCAATAGCAG GGCTAAAGTTCAATCTATGAATGAAGAATCATTTCATCTGATCACATCCTTCCTTGATTCCAAGTTAAAAGTTAAAGCTTTGTTGACGCTGCTTGAGTTGATTAAGCACTTGAGTTGCCCAAAATCTCATGTGATGGCCTCTGTTGTTACTCCTCCATTGTTCAAAATACTGGCATCTGAAGATACTGAAGGCCTTGAATTGTCTCTGGAGATCATCTGCGAGCTTTCATCTGACGCTGATATAAGATCTTCATTAGTTTCAATGGGAATAATCTCAAAGCTTGTCCCCATCTTCACCGAAGGAAACTTTGTTGAGTGCTGTTTGAAGATTTTGCGGAACTTAAGCGACATGGAAGAAGCTGTAGTGCGTATTACAAGAACCGATCGGTGTCTTGCCTCTGTAGCAGAATATCTGGACACAGGAAGCCCTACAGAGCGAGAGCATGCGGTGGTTATACTTCTAGCAATATGTTCGTGTAGTGCCGAGGATTGTCTACTTGTAATGAAGGAAGGTGTGATCCCTGCCCTAGTGGACTTGTCGGTAAACGGAACCGAAGAAGCGAAAAGCTGTTCGACGAAGCTACTTCATCTTCTCCGGGACATGAGGCGAAGCGACCAGTTCACTAACTCATGTTCACAAAAAGTGTCTGCCACAGGCGCGGTAGAGGATGCTCCCAACAACTCAGTTCACAAGCAGCCGGTGTCAAAGTCGTCCAGGTTTTTCCAAAGAAAGCTGAACATCTTCTCAAAGCCCCGGTCACTCACGCTGTTCTGA
- the LOC136467549 gene encoding universal stress protein PHOS32-like: protein MERGSARWMETVEEDVEEYSWREVVLPHLVPVVPDGAPPELERETGERRRGRDLLVAVDFGPNSKHAFDWSLAHIARMADTVHLVHAVSSLQNEIVYDKSQELMEDLAVEAFKTLLVPTKARIVEGDAGKVICREADRLKPAAVILGTRGRGLIKSVLQGSVSEYCFHNCKAAPIIIVPGKEAGEQSVL, encoded by the exons ATGGAGCGAGGGAGCGCGCGGTGGATGGAGACGGTGGAGGAGGACGTGGAGGAGTACAGCTGGCGGGAGGTGGTGCTGCCGCACCTCGTCCCCGTGGTCCCCGACGGCGCGCCGCCGGAGCTCGAGCGGGAGACCGGTGAGCGCCGCCGCGGCAGGGACCTCCTCGTCGCCGTCGACTTCGGCCCAAACTCCAAGCACGCCTTCGACTGGTCGCTCGCGCACATCGCGCGCATGGCCGACACGGTCCACCTCGTCCACGCCGTGTCCA GTTTGCAAAATGAGATTGTGTATGATAAAAGTCAGGAACTGATGGAGGATTTAGCCGTTGAGGCATTCAAGACGTTACTG GTCCCAACCAAGGCCAGAATTGTTGAAGGTGATGCTGGAAAAGTTATTTGCCGAGAAGCAGATCGACTGAAGCCCGCTGCTGTCATTCTTGGTACACGTGGTAGAGGCCTTATTAAAAG TGTGTTGCAGGGAAGTGTCAGTGAGTATTGCTTCCACAACTGTAAAGCAGCACCAATTATCATTGTGCCTGGCAAAG AAGCTGGTGAACAGTCTGTGCTTTGA